Part of the Anomalospiza imberbis isolate Cuckoo-Finch-1a 21T00152 chromosome 29, ASM3175350v1, whole genome shotgun sequence genome, GGACAGGCAGGCTCACCTACAACTGGGCCTGCTTGCTGGCCCCAGGGGGAGCTGGCTCTGGAGTTGCTGGCCCTGTAGCACAGTCACGGGAACCCCTTGGAGGGCAGCCAGACCCCCTGGGTCCCACTGTGCTGCATGGCCCCAAGGGCCCCCCCCAGCTGGTGGCACCTCCTACTCAATATGCAGGGTTCATGTCCTCACAGCACCTCGGGGACTGAGCATCACCAGCGGCACAGGCTGGCCCCCAGTGCTCCATCCTGGCACCAGGGTGGTGCTGGTCCTGGTGGGGTCACCTGGCAAGGACAGTgccagcccccacagccccccctCCACACCCTCCAAAATAGCCCGGCTTCCGCCCCCACggcagctgcctgctgccagctccccGCTGCCCACGGCTGATcccggggagggaaggggggcaGCGATTCtaatcccccccagccccccccagCCCACACAGCATTGACGGTGAGGCCGTGCCCGCCACAGCCACTCCGACCCACACAGCGTCGCTGAGGAGACCCGGCCAGCCCTGCAGCAAGGGGAGGGCAATGCCCCATGGCTCCAcagtgcagcaggcacaggcagcCTCTGTGGAGCCCCTGTGGGACatgggctgtccccagggcacaCCGTGATGTCCGCAGCACACCAGCTGCCTTGTGCCACCCAAGCAGGGGCACAAGGGTCTCCTCCTTGGTGCTGCAGTGGGGCTGACAATCCTCCTGTCCCCCTTTGCTATGGCTCCAAGCCCCGTGCCCTGATGGTTGCCCAGGGGAGGGGAATCAAAGCAAAACTGCTGGGGTGTCACTGCACCCAACAAATGtcagccagcacagccacatTCTCCACCCTGCTGGTGCTCGGTGTAGGCAGTGCCTGGCATCCACCTTGCCCGAGACCCAGTGCCTGGCGGCAGGACCCCCTTACCCACTCCCcactccagctgctgcccacgGGGCCGGGGGACATGACAGAgacagctgggcagagcagagcacgCAGTGCAACCAAGGCTGCCGGGAGAGGCCAGAGCTCGCCTGACCTACTTCTCCTTCCGCATCACCTGCTTTCATTTTCCCTCACCCGGGCTGgtccccctgcctgcccagggctccaTCAGGTCATGCCTCTAGCTCTGGGGATACAAGTCACCCAGGCACCATGCTCCCACTGCACCATCCTGCATGGCAACTgacctccccagccctgggcacgcCGTATGCCCGGGTGCACTGAAGGTCACTGGCCACAGCCCCGGCACCACCACCTCCCCTGCCTGCATGGCTACCCAAGCGCCATCTTCCTGGCACAAAGCGAGTTTGACGGGTCTCAGCCCAGCCCCTCGCCAGGTCCTCTGACCGCCCTGGGGCTTGCTGGGGTGTGGACATGCAGCTCTCGGGGCATGTCAGGGACGCCAGTGCTGCCACGGGGAGCCAGGCGGGCGCCAATCCTCCAGACGGGGCGGCCGCTCCCACCGGCACCCTGCCTGCTCCCGCCGTGGAGTTACCATGGGAAGGCAGTGGTGGTGGCGCAGGGGGAGCGCAGGCTCCCGGGGGCTCCCGCCAGCAGCCCACACGCTGCCAGGAGAGATTTCTCCCTGGTTTCATCATCCGCTGCCTGCCCTGAAGGAGAAGTTCCTGCTTCACGCACGGGGCAGCAGCCAGCCCTCGAGGGCTGGGGTGCAGCAGGGGCTCCGCTggtcccgcagccccgccgtGCCCCTCCCGCCCCCGTGCGCTCAGGCCTGTCGCACTCGTGCCACGTGTGCACTGAGGGTGCACggcagcagctggcacagccgTGCTGCCACAGCCTCGGGCTCAGCACCGCAGCGCTGGGGGCAGCCTGCGCCCAGGCAGGGGGTGTCGGAGGGTCCCCCGGACCCGACACGGATATGccccctcacacacacacacacacacacctgtcacctccctgtgctCACCTCGGCACCCGTCCCCGGCAGAGACACTCCTAGCCCTGCTGCTCCACACTCTCTGCTGCGCCAGAAGAGTTTCCCCTTCTCCAGGCACCCGCTTTAAGTTCCTGAGCTCAGTCCCTTCCTCCGCACCCAGCACCGGCATCATCACCGAAGCCTTGAGTCGCTGCAGCTGCCGCGTACCTCCGGCACTGCCGGggaccccaggctgctccccgCTCCTACCAGCCCGGCTGTGGCGGGGGAAACCGAGGTACGGTGCGACTCACCCCACGACAAAACTGGCACTGTGTCCCCTCGCCAAGTGAACGCAGCCACGGATCGAGGGCGGCTGTGGCCCAAGACGTGGATCTGCTCCGGCGGGAGGGTAAATACCGCACCCCGCCCCGGGCAAACAGCGGCCGGGGGCAGCCAGCCAGGGGGACGAGGACAGGTACGGCAGGGCTGGGCGCACGGGGCAGAGTCCACCGGTGCTTGGCAGGTGCTACCATGACACCGATCCCGGGGGACCACTGCACAGCCGAGCAGAGgcacccactgctgctgccagtgtGCCAGGGCCGGGGCTCACCAGCGTGGCACAGCGTGCTGGGACACTGGGATACCCTCCAACTCTACCAATACCGGTGCAGAACGGGCTCCCTGAGTTGCCTTCCTCCTGCAACGGTGCCGTCCCTACCCGGTGCACCAGGCATGGCGCCAAGCTGCTCACCAGGTTAGGAAGGGGGGTGGCAGCACCCAGTCACCCGTGGGAGACCTGCGGGGGACCTTGGCTGCATGGAGCAGCATCGCAACAGGACCACAGCGGAGCCTTGGCAGCCGCCCCGACACGCAGCGGGGACCTGCCGATGTCACAGATTTCCCGCAGCCCCGTGCGCAGGGACCGGGAACAGCCCACGAGTGACACCCCCCGCCCCACGGGCGACGTGTCCACCGGCtccggcggcgggcggggacAGAGGGGCCGTGCAGCGATCCACGCGCCAACCGTGCCCACCCGCTGCCCGCAGCATCCCAAATCAACGCGACTCACCGCAACCGGGCGGCAAAAGCGGTCGCCGCACCGGTCCCCGTCCCGATCCCGCTGCCGGTGGGTCGGTACCTCTGCGCAACCCCCACCGGTGGCTCTGTCCGCTCCCACCCACTGCCGCTCACCTGCGCACCCCGCCCGAGCCACAGACCGGTCCCGGAGCCACGGCCCCGCCTCCGCCTTCACCTGCCGtcgccgcgccccgcccgccccccggccactgccgccgccgccgccgccgccgccgccgccggggctcCAGGAAGCGCCCGCCCCCGCCTCCTCATTGGGCAGCGCGCCGGCGGTCACGCGTCCCATTGGTGGGATGCCCCGCCCATCAGCCCcgccccacccccccccccgggAGGGCGGGGGTCCTGCGGGCCCCCGGGACCGGGGTGCGCGGGTGGGGGGCGGCTGAGTCAGAGGCGGGTAACGGGATCGGGCGGGGGTCGGCCCCCGGCCCGGGCAGGAGAGCACGAGACGGCCCCGCTGAGGCCCCCACCGGCGCCGAGTGCGGTGCCAGGCGCCGAGCGCGCCCCGCCCGCTGCGGCCGCCGAGTGCCGGGGCCGGCACGGCACTGCCCGCTCCGCCCCGCGGACACGGGGGGCGGGGTACCGGGCATGGGGGGTTAAGAACCGAGAAGTGTGCACCGAGGGAGAGTTTCGAGTGCCGGGCACGGGAAACTGTGCGTAGGGGTGAGGTACGGCGGGGTGGAGAGCCGGGCTCGGGGAACCGGGCACCGGGGGTACTAGAGTGCCGGGCACggggagatggagaggaggACACGGAGAACGTGGCACCGCGGGGTGCCGGGCAGGCGGGGGCGCGGCGCAGGGAGCAGCCCCGTGTTCTCGGCGGCGCTGGAGCGGGGCGCGGCGGCCCCCAGCGGGGTGGCTCCTTCGCAGGTGCCTGGGCGCGGGCCCCGCGCAACCTGTTTGGCCGCTGCCGGCTCAGGGAGGCAGCGGCGGCCCCCAGGGCTCACCTCGGCTcaccccggcccccccgcgcctGGCTCCGAGCGCGGCCACTGCCCGGCGCTAGCGGAAAGTGTGAGGAGCCACCGCCGCTCCGGGGCTGCCAAGGCAAACACGGCCCCGCGCAGACGTTATGTCAGTGGGcgggggggatgggggggagcCGCGCCGGGACACCGCTTCGGGGCCGAGAACGGGACCCCTACCCCTTCGCCAGGCCCCGGTACCGGGCACCTGCCGCCGCGCCTCGCTCAGCCACCCGCTTCGCTCCGGCCAGTTCCGTCCCTCTGACCGTGCACCTGCATCCCCGTCGAGGACAGCGGCCCGCCAGGCTCGGGGCTTCCGCGGGGCGGAGGGGGGAACCCGCAGAACTGCCTCACCCTCCGCGCGGCTGCCACCGTCTCCCGGATCCATCGCTCCCCGCCCGTCCCCTCGGGCCACGGTTCGCCATAGCCGCTGCGCTCTGCCGCTGCCTGCGGCTGTGCTCCCGGTGTGTCTCTCTCCCCGCTTCCCCCGAGGCGACGCCGACGGTGCGGTCGCACTCACCTCTCTCGGCGGGGCCaagagcggggccgggcgggggccgCGGGCTCAGCCGGGCCGGCGGCGTGGCAGGAAGGACCGGGTGGTCATCGCGGCCCGCggcagctgcctgcagagggCACTGCCGGTTCCCGGAGCCGAGCCCCGTGGGCGGCACCGATACGCGTAGGGACACGGGGGGTCTCTTGGTGCCGGTGGCACCGTTTATTTAGGTTACAAACAGCACACACGACTCGGGCAATCCGGGATCCCCTCGGCTGCACTTGCTCGGGGCTCCCCCATGCTGCCAGAACGGTTGAAGGaccccacccccccccacccGGGCCTGGGACCTAGCTTGGGTAAGCCTGAACCAGTCCCCACCCCCCCATTCCACCTGCCTCACACCTATCCAGATGTTCTAACCTGCCTCACACCTATCCAGATGTTCTAACCTGCCTCACACCTATCCAGATGCTCTAACCTGCCCCACACTCCAGCTGTGCTCACCtgccccaccctcccagccGTACCAGTTCACTCCCATTTCCCCTTGTCTGCAGTGACACCTAAGCCcacagctccttcctcctccccactcCCTTCTCTCCTGCTCCCCCTGGCCCCACCGGCCCTGGCTGTCACTCCCCAGGCCTGGCCCTGACAATGGGGACTCCTGCCTCAcgctttgttttttttttacaaaaatagataaattaatataaacttgaaaattaaaataatattaaaaaaaaaagatattaaatagTGCCCTGTGTCACTGagagccccatggctgggggaAGCAAGTGCTGGCAAAGGGGTGACCCATGCAAGGGGGGCATTGCATCCAGTCAGCACTGAGGCAGAGAGTCCACAGAGCCAGGATGATCCTGCTGCAACACAGCCCTGGAAGACACAAGCTGAGGAACAGCAGAAGGGCCCCCCAGCTTGTGAACCTACTTTTGGGGAGCTCCCtggcacccccccccccaccagccccagcctcagcgTGGCTGGCTCAGCAGGACCTCAAGCCAGCATGGGCAGGAGGTGATGAACTGCCGGGAGTAGCAGggtccccagcccttggcaaaGCTGATGCGGATACTGTGGGGGTCACAGGGTCCCTCCCCCGGTAGCTGCCagccccctctgtcccctgcccACCCATAATCGAACACCTTTGCCGAGTAGCCAGGCAGCACCTTGAGGACAGTGAGCCTGCAGGCACCAGGGGGGCTCAGGGTGGGCGAGCTGACGAAGATGGGGTGCTCACTGCGGTTGTACGCCCAGACGCCACCCGgctcctggctcagcagcagcccccgGCCAATCTTGCCGCGTGCCCGCCGGACAGCGCAGCTGCGGTAGGCAGCGGGCAGCTGGGCCAGGCAGAAGCCACTGCCCCACGGCAGCTCGCAGAAGACATTCACCGATGCCTCGTGCACGGCGTAGAGGCGGCCCACGCGCGTCCGGTACTCCCAGTAAGCCAGTTTGCACCAACAGCCATCCTTGATGGTGCTCCACGAGAGACTGGTGTCTGgcaggggagagcagagctgtcaccaCCAGGACATGACTGAGCCAAGCAGCTGGACGGGCCAAGGGGAGTGGGCACAGAGGGCGTATGAGGACGGATAGATGGACGTGGCGCACCAGGGATGCCTCAGCACAGAGTCCTGCGCTGGGTGTGAGCCTCTGGAGCTGTTCCCAGTCCCCAAGTACCGTGGTGAAGGGCTGGGGGCGGGCTGTGAGGGGGGTTGGTCCCTGAGTGCGGGGGAAGGTGGGGCAGTGGCAGCTGGTGGCCTTGGtggccagcagccaggcaggagctggggctgtgtgcGTCAAGGCACATTGTGTGTGTCCCCATAGGCAGCGCTTCCTCCAGCAGGGAGCCTGGAGCTGCCAAAAATAACAGGAGCTTCAGTggcgcgggggggggggggcgtcTGGGCCCAGACTGCTCCCCCAGCAGGAACCCTCATCCCCTGTCGGAGCCTTTTCCTCCTGCTGGGAGTGACTGCTGGCTCCATTCCCTGATTTTCATGTTCTGTCCCCTCCAATCTCTGCTTCTGACTCAGGGGTTCAGCCCTGCccagtgccctcctgcctgcTGGCTGTGGCAGAGGGTTGTGGAGTGTGGTGGGCCCATCTTACCGCACCAGTCCCCACCGTTGTAGCTGAACTCCATGAGCTGCGGCTCATCTGGCCAGGAGGGACCACAGGATGCCTTCAAGTAGGGGGGTGGTGGGGTTTCTGCaggggagagagaaggaaataagAGGCTGGGAGTGCATCCTGCCCCACCAAAGCCCACTGGAGCCCCTGAGCCAGCCCCAGAGAGCAGGGGTCAGAGCCTGGGTGGGCGAGGCAGCCTCCAGTGCTGCTGCCGGCACTCACCAGGTACAGCCAGGCGGCTGAAATGATGGGGGttgcagcacagcccagccaagTCCCCGCAGGCCCCCTGGCCCCCAGCGCAGTAGCAGAGGTGCTTGAGCTCATGGGACTGGTGGAGGTCAGGCCAGCGGAAGAGGCGACAGAGCAGGACTTGAGGGGGGAGTCCCTGCTTGACCCCTCGTGGGTCCCCCCGCGGTGCCAAAACGCAGCCAGACTCCCAGGCGCCCCGGCTCTCCACCAcctgcaccagcagctccagctcctcatcCTTCAGCTTCTTGAAGAGGGCATGCACCGCTGGTTTGAGGGCACTGGGGCCATCCTCGGCGCTGGCTGCTGCACAGCGCTGCCGCCACAGCCTCCGCACCAGCCCAGCACGGCGTGAACGGAACATGGGGTGGCCGCGGGGACCACCTGCAGGATGGAGACAGGCATCACCCCCCGTGCCCTCAgagggctgtggctccaggggGTCCCAGTGGGGACCCTGTGCATCTTCCCGTGTCCACCCAGATCCCTGGCAAGGCTGCTTTGCCTGGATTTGCTGCGGTCATCCCCACCATGAGGGCACGGTGCCGCTTCAAGGCGTACTGGCCACAGGGTCACATCAGACGTGAGCCCAAAAACAACCCTCACCGCTGGGGAACCTGCCTGTGCTCAGACAGCGAGGGCAGGGGTCCATATGCTCCTGCCCACAGCACCCACCCATTCCCCTCTCACCCCCCATcatggggctgggaaaggggtcCCTGCAGAAGAGGGTCTCACTCACGGTGGGTGGCGGAGGTGGGTGAGAGGCTCCAGGGCACTGCATGGGGCTGCGCTCTCAGGGCGgccggcactgctctgcccgTCACGCGTCACTGCCTGGActttttcctgtgctgggacgCTCTCCCCTCCCCCGGACCTTCCCGTTTGGGGAATTCATTGATTTCCCTCatcccagccagccctggggctgagCCACCGCCAGGGCCACCACGTCAGGGCTACCACACCAGAACACGGCGGGCACAAGATGCGTGGGCTCCAGGGGCCAGGGATGCCCACTTGGTAGTAGCATGCTACCAAGtgcagctgggcacaggcaggagcccaaaaagccccacAGACACCAGTGCACAACCACAGGGCAGGGTCCAGCTGAGCAGCTGATCTGAGCTGGGGGAAACCATGAGGCACAATGGCAGGGCACCGTCGTGGCAGACCCCATCCCTACTCGTGTCCTCACAGGGACCATTGCAAGAACCACCTAAGCCCCTCGTGGCACTTTGGGCAAGGGTTCCTGTTGCCCCTCAGTTTTTGACCTGGCCAGGGCCCCCCCGCAGGCAGTGGGTGAGGGTGGGAGCCTGCTCCACAACAAAGGAGCTAATGTAAACGGGACCCTTATCCCGCGCCGGGCCAGGCTTCCTGCTCCTGACTTCCCGCTGAGATAAGGGAGGCCACACTGGCGCCAGTGCTGCTGCCGAGGACAGGGCATGCAGAGCTTCCCCTGTGGTGgggccaggcagcagcacaggcagtaATGGGGGAGggtgggctcacagacccacagCCATGCTCTGGTGCCACCAGCCATgacctgtgctgcagctcccagccaggctgggcccaTTGGAGATATTTTGCTCTAGCTGCTTCCCACAGACTGAAACAGGAAATGGCCAGGAGtgggggagcaggcaggagatgCAGGCAGAACCCCAGCTCCCCACTCTTGCCCCTTGGCCCCAAGGGACGTGGGACCCTCAGTCCTGGACAGGGGCGAGGGGTGTGCTGGAGTGCCTTAGTGCTACCCAGGGCTAGGATCAGAAGGTTTGgggacacacaaacacacacacattcccagagctctgcccaAACAGATGCAGCCAGTCAGGCACTGCTCAGGTTTATTGGGGTCTCTGATCGGGGGGAGCACAAGCTGGAGCAGAGTCTCAGCGCCAGAGGTCCATCAGCTCCGTCAGCACAGAGCAACAAGCACAGTCCTGGGGAGAGAGGCACAGGGGGTAACAACCCACTGACAAGTACCAAGACCACATCCCCTCAACCCCCAGAATTGCCACAGACAGGCTGTCTCTCCTCAAACACCACGGCCAGGCCCTTTCCACTCCAGGAGCACCATGGTTGGTTTCCGTCACCCCCAAACACCACAGCCAGGTCCCTGTCACGTTCCAAGCACCATGTCAAGTCCAAGCTGCAGGCAGATCACTCACCCACAGCACCAGGGCGGGCTGACGGGGTCCTGTGACACTGGGGGGGCCCTTCCCTAGTCCAGCAGCTCACGGatgcaccagctgcagagaAGGAGGTAGATGCATTTCCACAGAAGCCGCAGCAACCAGGAGCCCAGGCGCAGCCCAAAGGAGGTGGCAGtgggtgctggcagtgccagtgccTGTACCCGTGCCACTTGCTGAGGAGCACCCTGCAGACAGGCTGCCATGCTCCAGAAGGGGTGCATGGCCCATGAGGAATCCAGCAGGATCTGACACGGTGGGAGAGGCAGCAGTGCTGACATGCGGGGCCCTGGCCAGCACTGGAACCTGCTACATTCTCTGCATTTCCAAAACTCCTACAGCAGTGGGTGCAGGGAGGGGATACAACCTGGGGACCCTTTTGTTCCTCCCACTCCTGCCCCATAGAGCCCTCGGGGCTCAACAA contains:
- the LOC137463495 gene encoding mothers against decapentaplegic homolog 6-like isoform X2, giving the protein MFRSRRAGLVRRLWRQRCAAASAEDGPSALKPAVHALFKKLKDEELELLVQVVESRGAWESGCVLAPRGDPRGVKQGLPPQVLLCRLFRWPDLHQSHELKHLCYCAGGQGACGDLAGLCCNPHHFSRLAVPETPPPPYLKASCGPSWPDEPQLMEFSYNDTSLSWSTIKDGCWCKLAYWEYRTRVGRLYAVHEASVNVFCELPWGSGFCLAQLPAAYRSCAVRRARGKIGRGLLLSQEPGGVWAYNRSEHPIFVSSPTLSPPGACRLTVLKVLPGYSAKVFDYGWAGDRGGWQLPGEGPCDPHSIRISFAKGWGPCYSRQFITSCPCWLEVLLSQPR
- the LOC137463495 gene encoding mothers against decapentaplegic homolog 6-like isoform X1, whose translation is MFRSRRAGLVRRLWRQRCAAASAEDGPSALKPAVHALFKKLKDEELELLVQVVESRGAWESGCVLAPRGDPRGVKQGLPPQVLLCRLFRWPDLHQSHELKHLCYCAGGQGACGDLAGLCCNPHHFSRLAVPETPPPPYLKASCGPSWPDEPQLMEFSYNGGDWCDTSLSWSTIKDGCWCKLAYWEYRTRVGRLYAVHEASVNVFCELPWGSGFCLAQLPAAYRSCAVRRARGKIGRGLLLSQEPGGVWAYNRSEHPIFVSSPTLSPPGACRLTVLKVLPGYSAKVFDYGWAGDRGGWQLPGEGPCDPHSIRISFAKGWGPCYSRQFITSCPCWLEVLLSQPR